One window from the genome of Ammospiza nelsoni isolate bAmmNel1 chromosome 16, bAmmNel1.pri, whole genome shotgun sequence encodes:
- the FABP6 gene encoding gastrotropin isoform X2 translates to MAFSGKYEFESDDNYDAFVQKIGLPSDKAEMGRNCKIVTEVVQNGNDFTWTQHFPGGRTTTNTFTVGKEADMETMGGKKFKATVKMEDGKLVADFPNYRHTSEICGGKLVEISTSSGVVYKRTSKKIA, encoded by the exons ATGGCATTCTCAGGCAAATACGAGTTCGAGAGCGACGACAACTACGATGCCTTCGTGCAGAAGATTG GTCTCCCCAGTGACAAGGCTGAGATGGGAAGGAACTGCAAGATTGTGACAGAGGTGGTGCAGAATGGGAATGACTTCACGTGGACACAGCACTTCCCAGGAGGCCGCACCACCACCAACACCTTCACTGTGGGCAAGGAGGCAGACATGGAGACCATGGGAGGGAAGAAGTTCAAG GCAACTGTCAAAATGGAAGATGGGAAACTTGTAGCTGATTTCCCCAACTACCGCCACACCTCAGAGATCTGTGGGGGGAAGCTGGTGGAG ATTTCTACTTCTTCTGGTGTAGTCTACAAGAGGACCAGCAAAAAGATTGCCTAA
- the C1QTNF2 gene encoding LOW QUALITY PROTEIN: complement C1q tumor necrosis factor-related protein 2 (The sequence of the model RefSeq protein was modified relative to this genomic sequence to represent the inferred CDS: inserted 1 base in 1 codon), with the protein MATDTELERSKFDXKYWSELENSVSQVLGIASHQSKQLPHPARTSQIISHFPASFYSSHASGALRLLIPSAPTGCAMFSAVLLLWTVPCVANHILGGFAKRQLQDGAQLACSLPGPPGPPGPPGLPGTPGTVGRMGFPGKDGKDGQDGDKGEHGDEGAQGRTGNPGKPGPKGKAGAIGKAGPRGPKGFKGSPGKSGAPGKKGPKGSRGEAGLPGPCSCGASRARSAFSVAVSTSYPRERLPIKFDRILMNEGGHYNASSGKFICSIPGIYYFTYDITLANKHLAIGLVHNGQYRIKTFDANTGNHDVASGSTILALKQEDEVWLQIFYSEQNGLFYDPYWTDSLFTGFLIYPDQDYLNEV; encoded by the exons ATGGccacagacacagagctggagaggagtAAGTTTG AAAAATATTGGTCTGAGTTAGAAAACTCTGTGAGCCAAGTCCTTGGAATCGCATCACACCAAAGCAAACAGCTCCCCCACCCTGCCAGGACAAGCCAAATAATCTCCCATTTTCCTGCAAGTTTCTACAGCAGCCACGCCAGCGGTGCCCTCAGGCTGCTGATCCCGTCTGCTCCCACAGGCTGTGCCATGTTCTcggctgtgctgctcctctggacCGTGCCCTGCGTGGCAAACCACATCCTGGGGGGCTTTGCCAAGCGGCAGCTGCAGGACGGTGCCCAGCTGGCCTGCAGCCTGCCCGGGCCCCCCGGGCCCCCCGGGCCCCCCGGCCTGCCCGGCACCCCCGGCACCGTGGGCAGGATGGGCTTCCCGGGCAAGGACGGCAAGGACGGCCAGGACGGCGACAAGGGCGAGCACGGCGATGAAG gtgcccagggcagaACAGGAAACCCTGGCAAGCCAGGCCCGAAGGGGAAAGCAGGAGCCATTGGCAAGGCCGGGCCCCGCGGGCCCAAGGGTTTCAAGGGCAGTCCCGGGAAAAGCGGGGCCCCGGGGAAGAAGGGGCCCAAGGGGAGCCGGGGCGAGGCCGGGCTGCCCGGGCCCTGCAGCTgcggggccagcagggccaggtcTGCCTTCTCGGTGGCCGTGTCCACCAGCTACCCCCGCGAGAGGCTGCCCATCAAGTTCGACAGGATCCTGATGAACGAGGGAGGGCACTACAATGCTTCCAGCGGCAAGTTCatctgcagcatcccagggatTTACTACTTCACCTACGACATCACCTTGGCCAACAAGCACCTGGCCATCGGCCTGGTGCACAACGGGCAGTACCGGATCAAGACTTTCGATGCCAACACTGGGAATCACGACGTGGCCTCTGGATCCACCATCTTGGCACTGAAGCAGGAGGATGAGGTGTGGCTGCAAATCTTTTACTCAGAGCAAAATGGGCTCTTCTATGATCCCTACTGGACAGACAGCTTATTTACTGGATTCTTGATTTATCCTGACCAAGATTATCTCAATGAAGTGTAG
- the FABP6 gene encoding gastrotropin isoform X1: protein MAFSGKYEFESDDNYDAFVQKIGLPSDKAEMGRNCKIVTEVVQNGNDFTWTQHFPGGRTTTNTFTVGKEADMETMGGKKFKATVKMEDGKLVADFPNYRHTSEICGGKLVEVSAQRSRVVHKNKENPQNLKFRKKS, encoded by the exons ATGGCATTCTCAGGCAAATACGAGTTCGAGAGCGACGACAACTACGATGCCTTCGTGCAGAAGATTG GTCTCCCCAGTGACAAGGCTGAGATGGGAAGGAACTGCAAGATTGTGACAGAGGTGGTGCAGAATGGGAATGACTTCACGTGGACACAGCACTTCCCAGGAGGCCGCACCACCACCAACACCTTCACTGTGGGCAAGGAGGCAGACATGGAGACCATGGGAGGGAAGAAGTTCAAG GCAACTGTCAAAATGGAAGATGGGAAACTTGTAGCTGATTTCCCCAACTACCGCCACACCTCAGAGATCTGTGGGGGGAAGCTGGTGGAGGTGAGTGCTCAAAGATCCAGGGTAGttcataaaaacaaagagaatccccaaaatttgaaatttaggaaaaaatcttaa